From Camelina sativa cultivar DH55 chromosome 7, Cs, whole genome shotgun sequence, one genomic window encodes:
- the LOC104700232 gene encoding zinc transporter 3-like, which translates to MKTKNVKLVLFFLSVSVLLIAVVNAAEGHSHGKPQCECSHDDDHDNKEGARKYKIAAIPSVLIAGVIGVLFPLLGKVFPPLRPETPFFFVTKAFAAGVILATGFMHVLPEAYTMLNSPCLTSEAWEFPFTGFIAMVAAILTLSVDTFATSSFYKSHCKASKKINDGESDEPSVDSVQVQVLRTKIIAQVLELGILVHSVVIGISLGASQSPEAAKALFIALMFHQCFEGLGLGGCIAQGKFKCLSVTLMSTFFAITTPIGIVVGMGIANSYDESSPTALIVQGVLNAASAGILIYMSLVDLLAADFMHPKMQSNTGLQIMAHIALLIGAGLMSLLAKWA; encoded by the exons ATGAAGACCAAGAACGTTAAACTCgtactcttcttcttatccGTCTCCGTCCTCCTCATCGCGGTCGTCAACGCAGCCGAAGGCCATTCACATGGGAAACCGCAATGTGAATGCTCACACGATGACGACCATGACAACAAAGAGGGAGCAAGGAAGTACAAGATCGCCGCAATTCCTTCGGTTCTAATTGCCGGCGTAATCGGAGTTCTTTTCCCATTGTTAGGCAAAGTCTTCCCTCCTTTGCGTCCAGAAACACCTTTCTTCTTCGTCACGAAAGCTTTTGCCGCCGGAGTTATCCTCGCAACCGGATTTATGCACGTCTTGCCTGAGGCTTACACGATGCTTAACTCGCCGTGTCTAACCTCTGAAGCTTGGGAATTCCCGTTCACCGGGTTTATTGCGATGGTCGCTGCGATCTTGACGCTATCCGTCGATACATTTGCCACTTCGAGTTTCTATAAATCTCATTGTAAAGCGTCCAAGAAGATCAACGATGGAGAATCCGACGAGCCTTCCGTCGACTCCGTCCAAGTCCAAGTTCTCCGGACTAAAATTATTGCACAG gtattggagttgggaatattaGTACACTCAGTGGTAATAGGAATATCACTCGGAGCTTCACAGAGCCCAGAGGCTGCAAAAGCTCTCTTTATTGCATTAATGTTTCATCAGTGCTTCGAAGGTCTTGGCCTTGGTGGTTGTATTGCTCAG GGAAAATTCAAGTGTTTGTCAGTAACATTAATGTCGACGTTCTTCGCCATAACGACACCAATAGGTATCGTTGTGGGAATGGGAATAGCAAATTCGTATGATGAGTCTTCACCAACTGCTCTGATCGTGCAAGGTGTATTGAACGCTGCATCCGCAGGTATTCTTATCTACATGTCTCTGGTCGACCTTCTCGCAGCAGATTTTATGCACCCTAAGATGCAATCCAATACTGGGCTTCAAATCATGGCCCATATTGCTCTCCTTATTGGTGCTGGCCTCATGTCTCTATTAGCCAAATGGGCTTGA
- the LOC104700233 gene encoding choline-phosphate cytidylyltransferase 1, whose product MSNVTGDRTDDGLSTAVASTAVQSSPPTDRPVRVYADGIYDLFHFGHARSLEQAKKSFPNTYLLVGCCNDETTHKYKGRTVMTAEERYESLRHCKWVDEVIPDAPWVVNQEFLDKHHIDYVAHDALPYADSSGAGKDVYEFVKKVGRFKETMRTEGISTSDIIMRIVKDYNQYVMRNLDRGYSREDLGVSFVKEKRLRVNMRLKKLQERVKEQQERVGEKIQTVKMLRNEWVENADRWVAGFLEIFEEGCHKMGTAIVDSIQERLMRQKSVDRLENGQDDDTDDQFYEEYFDHDMGSDDEQFYDEEEIKEEEKEHAVKTDAKDNK is encoded by the exons ATGAGCAACGTTACCGGCGATCGCACTGACGACGGCCTTTCTACCGCCGTCGCCTCTACAGCTGTCCAGAGTTCCCCTCCCACTGATCGTCCTGTCCGCGTCTACGCCGATGGGATCTACGATCTTTTCCATTTTGGTCACGCTCGATCTCTCGAACAGGCCAAGAAATC GTTTCCCAACACTTACCTTCTTGTTGGATGTTGCAACGATGAAACTACCCATAAGTACAAGGGAAGGACTGTAATGACTGCTGAAGAGCGATATGAATCACTTCGGCATTGCAA GTGGGTGGATGAAGTCATCCCAGATGCACCATGGGTGGTCAACCAGGAGTTTCTTGACAAGCACCATATTGACTATGTAGCCCACGATGCACTTCC GTATGCTGATTCCAGTGGAGCTGGAAAGGATGTTTATGAATTT GTTAAGAAAGTTGGGAGGTTTAAGGAAACTATGAGAACTGAAGGAATATCAACCTCGGACATAATAATGAGAATAGTGAAAGATTACAACCAGTATGTCATGCGTAACTTGGATAGAGGATATTCAAGGGAAGATCTTGGAGTTAGCTTTGTCAAG GAAAAGAGACTTAGAGTTAATATGAGGCTAAAGAAACTCCAGGAGAGGGTCaaagaacaacaagaaagagTGGGAGAAAAG ATCCAAACTGTAAAAATGCTGCGTAACGAGTGGGTAGAAAATGCAGATCGCTGGGTCGCTGGATTTCTTGAAATATTTGAAGAAGGTTGCCACAAAATG GGAACTGCAATCGTAGACAGTATCCAAGAGAGGTTAATGCGACAAAAGTCAGTAGACAGGCTGGAGAACGGTCAGGATGATGACACGGACGACCAGTTCTATGAAGAATACTTCGACCATGACATGGGTAGTGATGACGAACAATTCTATGACGAGGAAGaaataaaggaagaagagaaagagcacGCGGTTAAGACGGATGCAAAAGACAACAAGTAA
- the LOC104700234 gene encoding uncharacterized protein LOC104700234 isoform X1, which produces MMDELKDVKKFLNPTEVLLVVDTMTGQEASALVTTFDVEIGITGATLTKLDGAALSLKEQVIAKLEGVVVIQYCALRLLQFVNLQATVDESLYDVSFKLQKMENEEGQVTFLLLLIMLMCSSTLVISMLMGCTLVNSLHFLSAVLSVLRVMPTVESTGYGRRRRRLKPNNSKTNKLCFLVSKFLFEI; this is translated from the exons ATGATGGACGAACTAAAAGATGTAAAGAAATTTCTGAATCCCACAGAAGTGTTACTCGTTGTTGATACCATGACTGGACAAGAAGCTTCAG CTCTGGTGACAACGTTCGATGTAGAGATAGGAATCACAGGAGCCACTTTGACAAAGCTAGATGGTGCTGCTTTGAGTCTCAAGgag CAGGTTATTGCCAAACTGGAAGGGGTTGTTGTCATTCAGTACTGTGCATTACGACTATTGCAG TTTGTAAATTTGCAGGCGACAGTTGATGAGTCCCTCTATGATGTCAGTTTTAAGCTCCAAAAGATGGAGAACGAAGAGGGTCAAgtcacttttttattattatt GATCATGCTTATGTGCAGCTCAACATTGGTCATCTCGATGCTGATGGGGTGTACACTGGTCAATTCACTACATTTTCTCTCTGCGGTTTTGTCCGTGCTCAG GGTGATGCCGACAGTGGAGTCGACAGGCtatggtagaagaagaagaagattgaagccAAACAACAGTAAGACCAACAAGctttgttttctagtttctaAGTTTCTTTTTGAAATCTAG
- the LOC104700234 gene encoding uncharacterized protein LOC104700234 isoform X6 yields the protein MMDELKDVKKFLNPTEVLLVVDTMTGQEASALVTTFDVEIGITGATLTKLDGAALSLKEVIAKLEGVVVIQYCALRLLQATVDESLYDVSFKLQKMENEEGQVTFLLLFSTLVISMLMGCTLVNSLHFLSAVLSVLRVMPTVESTGYGRRRRRLKPNNSKTNKLCFLVSKFLFEI from the exons ATGATGGACGAACTAAAAGATGTAAAGAAATTTCTGAATCCCACAGAAGTGTTACTCGTTGTTGATACCATGACTGGACAAGAAGCTTCAG CTCTGGTGACAACGTTCGATGTAGAGATAGGAATCACAGGAGCCACTTTGACAAAGCTAGATGGTGCTGCTTTGAGTCTCAAGgag GTTATTGCCAAACTGGAAGGGGTTGTTGTCATTCAGTACTGTGCATTACGACTATTGCAG GCGACAGTTGATGAGTCCCTCTATGATGTCAGTTTTAAGCTCCAAAAGATGGAGAACGAAGAGGGTCAAgtcacttttttattattatt CTCAACATTGGTCATCTCGATGCTGATGGGGTGTACACTGGTCAATTCACTACATTTTCTCTCTGCGGTTTTGTCCGTGCTCAG GGTGATGCCGACAGTGGAGTCGACAGGCtatggtagaagaagaagaagattgaagccAAACAACAGTAAGACCAACAAGctttgttttctagtttctaAGTTTCTTTTTGAAATCTAG
- the LOC104700234 gene encoding uncharacterized protein LOC104700234 isoform X4, with the protein MMDELKDVKKFLNPTEVLLVVDTMTGQEASALVTTFDVEIGITGATLTKLDGAALSLKEVIAKLEGVVVIQYCALRLLQATVDESLYDVSFKLQKMENEEGQVTFLLLLIMLMCSSTLVISMLMGCTLVNSLHFLSAVLSVLRVMPTVESTGYGRRRRRLKPNNSKTNKLCFLVSKFLFEI; encoded by the exons ATGATGGACGAACTAAAAGATGTAAAGAAATTTCTGAATCCCACAGAAGTGTTACTCGTTGTTGATACCATGACTGGACAAGAAGCTTCAG CTCTGGTGACAACGTTCGATGTAGAGATAGGAATCACAGGAGCCACTTTGACAAAGCTAGATGGTGCTGCTTTGAGTCTCAAGgag GTTATTGCCAAACTGGAAGGGGTTGTTGTCATTCAGTACTGTGCATTACGACTATTGCAG GCGACAGTTGATGAGTCCCTCTATGATGTCAGTTTTAAGCTCCAAAAGATGGAGAACGAAGAGGGTCAAgtcacttttttattattatt GATCATGCTTATGTGCAGCTCAACATTGGTCATCTCGATGCTGATGGGGTGTACACTGGTCAATTCACTACATTTTCTCTCTGCGGTTTTGTCCGTGCTCAG GGTGATGCCGACAGTGGAGTCGACAGGCtatggtagaagaagaagaagattgaagccAAACAACAGTAAGACCAACAAGctttgttttctagtttctaAGTTTCTTTTTGAAATCTAG
- the LOC104700234 gene encoding uncharacterized protein LOC104700234 isoform X3 → MMDELKDVKKFLNPTEVLLVVDTMTGQEASALVTTFDVEIGITGATLTKLDGAALSLKEQVIAKLEGVVVIQYCALRLLQATVDESLYDVSFKLQKMENEEGQVTFLLLLIMLMCSSTLVISMLMGCTLVNSLHFLSAVLSVLRVMPTVESTGYGRRRRRLKPNNSKTNKLCFLVSKFLFEI, encoded by the exons ATGATGGACGAACTAAAAGATGTAAAGAAATTTCTGAATCCCACAGAAGTGTTACTCGTTGTTGATACCATGACTGGACAAGAAGCTTCAG CTCTGGTGACAACGTTCGATGTAGAGATAGGAATCACAGGAGCCACTTTGACAAAGCTAGATGGTGCTGCTTTGAGTCTCAAGgag CAGGTTATTGCCAAACTGGAAGGGGTTGTTGTCATTCAGTACTGTGCATTACGACTATTGCAG GCGACAGTTGATGAGTCCCTCTATGATGTCAGTTTTAAGCTCCAAAAGATGGAGAACGAAGAGGGTCAAgtcacttttttattattatt GATCATGCTTATGTGCAGCTCAACATTGGTCATCTCGATGCTGATGGGGTGTACACTGGTCAATTCACTACATTTTCTCTCTGCGGTTTTGTCCGTGCTCAG GGTGATGCCGACAGTGGAGTCGACAGGCtatggtagaagaagaagaagattgaagccAAACAACAGTAAGACCAACAAGctttgttttctagtttctaAGTTTCTTTTTGAAATCTAG
- the LOC104700234 gene encoding uncharacterized protein LOC104700234 isoform X2 translates to MMDELKDVKKFLNPTEVLLVVDTMTGQEASALVTTFDVEIGITGATLTKLDGAALSLKEVIAKLEGVVVIQYCALRLLQFVNLQATVDESLYDVSFKLQKMENEEGQVTFLLLLIMLMCSSTLVISMLMGCTLVNSLHFLSAVLSVLRVMPTVESTGYGRRRRRLKPNNSKTNKLCFLVSKFLFEI, encoded by the exons ATGATGGACGAACTAAAAGATGTAAAGAAATTTCTGAATCCCACAGAAGTGTTACTCGTTGTTGATACCATGACTGGACAAGAAGCTTCAG CTCTGGTGACAACGTTCGATGTAGAGATAGGAATCACAGGAGCCACTTTGACAAAGCTAGATGGTGCTGCTTTGAGTCTCAAGgag GTTATTGCCAAACTGGAAGGGGTTGTTGTCATTCAGTACTGTGCATTACGACTATTGCAG TTTGTAAATTTGCAGGCGACAGTTGATGAGTCCCTCTATGATGTCAGTTTTAAGCTCCAAAAGATGGAGAACGAAGAGGGTCAAgtcacttttttattattatt GATCATGCTTATGTGCAGCTCAACATTGGTCATCTCGATGCTGATGGGGTGTACACTGGTCAATTCACTACATTTTCTCTCTGCGGTTTTGTCCGTGCTCAG GGTGATGCCGACAGTGGAGTCGACAGGCtatggtagaagaagaagaagattgaagccAAACAACAGTAAGACCAACAAGctttgttttctagtttctaAGTTTCTTTTTGAAATCTAG
- the LOC104700234 gene encoding uncharacterized protein LOC104700234 isoform X5, with translation MMDELKDVKKFLNPTEVLLVVDTMTGQEASALVTTFDVEIGITGATLTKLDGAALSLKEQVIAKLEGVVVIQYCALRLLQFVNLQATVDESLYDVSFKLQKMENEEGQVTFLLLFSTLVISMLMGCTLVNSLHFLSAVLSVLRVMPTVESTGYGRRRRRLKPNNSKTNKLCFLVSKFLFEI, from the exons ATGATGGACGAACTAAAAGATGTAAAGAAATTTCTGAATCCCACAGAAGTGTTACTCGTTGTTGATACCATGACTGGACAAGAAGCTTCAG CTCTGGTGACAACGTTCGATGTAGAGATAGGAATCACAGGAGCCACTTTGACAAAGCTAGATGGTGCTGCTTTGAGTCTCAAGgag CAGGTTATTGCCAAACTGGAAGGGGTTGTTGTCATTCAGTACTGTGCATTACGACTATTGCAG TTTGTAAATTTGCAGGCGACAGTTGATGAGTCCCTCTATGATGTCAGTTTTAAGCTCCAAAAGATGGAGAACGAAGAGGGTCAAgtcacttttttattattatt CTCAACATTGGTCATCTCGATGCTGATGGGGTGTACACTGGTCAATTCACTACATTTTCTCTCTGCGGTTTTGTCCGTGCTCAG GGTGATGCCGACAGTGGAGTCGACAGGCtatggtagaagaagaagaagattgaagccAAACAACAGTAAGACCAACAAGctttgttttctagtttctaAGTTTCTTTTTGAAATCTAG
- the LOC104700234 gene encoding uncharacterized protein LOC104700234 isoform X7 — protein sequence MMDELKDVKKFLNPTEVLLVVDTMTGQEASALVTTFDVEIGITGATLTKLDGAALSLKEQVIAKLEGVVVIQYCALRLLQFVNLQATVDESLYDVSFKLQKMENEEGQVTFLLLLLITSKDHAYVQLNIGHLDADGVYTGQFTTFSLCGFVRAQGDADSGVDRLW from the exons ATGATGGACGAACTAAAAGATGTAAAGAAATTTCTGAATCCCACAGAAGTGTTACTCGTTGTTGATACCATGACTGGACAAGAAGCTTCAG CTCTGGTGACAACGTTCGATGTAGAGATAGGAATCACAGGAGCCACTTTGACAAAGCTAGATGGTGCTGCTTTGAGTCTCAAGgag CAGGTTATTGCCAAACTGGAAGGGGTTGTTGTCATTCAGTACTGTGCATTACGACTATTGCAG TTTGTAAATTTGCAGGCGACAGTTGATGAGTCCCTCTATGATGTCAGTTTTAAGCTCCAAAAGATGGAGAACGAAGAGGGTCAAgtcacttttttattattatt GTTGATCACATCAAAGGATCATGCTTATGTGCAGCTCAACATTGGTCATCTCGATGCTGATGGGGTGTACACTGGTCAATTCACTACATTTTCTCTCTGCGGTTTTGTCCGTGCTCAG GGTGATGCCGACAGTGGAGTCGACAGGCtatggtag
- the LOC104700235 gene encoding myosin-9-like, with protein MEEATQVANSEVPVVKGDVDDLKTVDVSVKAVNGEVPKEEKEEEDGEFIKVEKEAFDAKDDAKKAEHVPVEEQKEVSIERSSSGSQRELHESQEKAKELELELERVAGELKRYESENTQLKDELLSAKEKLDETEKKHGELEVVQKKQQEKIIEGEEIHNSQLKSLEEALQSHDAKDKELTEVKEAFDALGIELESSRKKLIELEEGLKRSAEEAQKFEELHKQSASHADSETQKASEFAELLESTKESAKEMEEKMASLQQEIKELNDKISENEKVEAALKSSAGELAAVQEELALSKSRLLETEQKVSSTEALIDELTNELEQKKASESRFKEELSVLQDLDVQIKDLQAKLSEQEGINLKLAEELKEKELLESLSKDQEEKLRTANEKLAEVLKEKEALEANVAEVTSNVAKVNEVCSELEEKLKTSDENFSKTDALLSQALSNNSELEQKLKSLEELHNEAGSVAAAATQKNLELEDAVRSSSQAEEEAKSQIKELEAQFTAAEQKNVELEQQLNLLQLKSSDTERELKEFSVKASELKTAIEAVEEEKKQVTSQMQEYQEKASGLESSLNQLSARNSELEEDLKIALQKGAEHEDRANTTHQRSIELEGLCQTSQSKHEDAEGRLKDLELLLQTEKYRIQELEEQVSSLEKKCGETEADSKSYVSQVAELQSTLEAFQVKSSSLEAALNIATETEKELTENLNTVIGEKKKLEDTVNELNVKISESDNLLEGLRNEMNVTQGKLESIENDLKTSGLRESEVMEKLKSAEESLEQKGREIDEAMTKNMELEALHQSLSKDSEHRLQKAMEDFTSKDSEASTLTEKLKDLEGRIKSYEEQLAEASGRSSSLKEELEQTLGRLAAAESVNEKLKQDFDQAEEKSLQSSSENELLAETNTQLKIKIQELEGLIGSGSVEKETALKKLEEAIEKFNQKETESNDLVEKLKTHENQIEEHKKLAHEASGVAETRKVELEEALSKLKNLESTIEELGAKCQGLEKESGDLAEVNLKLNQELANHGSEANELKTKLSALEAEKEQTAIELQASKTTIEDLTKQLTSEGEKLESQISSHAEENSKVNAMFQSTKDELQSVIAKLEEQLTVESSKTDTLVSEIEKLKAVATEKSVLESHFEELEKTLTEVKAQLKENVENAATASVKVAELTSKLQEHEHIAGERDVLNEQVLQLQKELQVAQSSINEQKQAHSQKHSELESALKQSQDEIEAKKKAAAEFESRVKDLEQKVQLADAKAKETEAMDVGVKSRDIDLSFSSPTKRQSKKKSDASPSSSSSSRNVTTATQTASTSHLMSMKIMTGVALVSVIIGILLGKKY; from the exons ATGGAGGAAGCAACTCAAGTAGCAAACTCCGAGGTCCCTGTAGTGAAAGGTGATGTTGATGACCTTAAGACAGTTGATGTTTCCGTCAAG GCTGTGAATGGAGAAGTtccaaaagaagagaaggaagaggaagatgggGAATTTATAAAAGTTGAGAAGGAAGCTTTTGATGCCAAGGATGATGCCAAGAAAGCAGAGCATGTTCCTGTTGAAGAGCAAAAGGAAGTTTCAATTGAAAGAAGCTCGAGTGGTTCACAAAGAGAACTACATGAATCACAAGAAAAAGCGAAAGAACTAGAGCTCGAGTTGGAGAGAGTAGCAGGGGAACTAAAACGGTATGAATCTGAGAATACCCAGTTGAAGGATGAGCTTTTGTCTGCCAAAGAGAAGTTAGACGAAACGGAAAAGAAGCACGGCGAGCTCGAAGTTGTCCAAAAGAAGCAGCAAGAGAAAATTATTGAAGGGGAAGAGATACACAACTCACAGTTAAAGTCCTTAGAAGAGGCTTTGCAGTCGCATGATGCCAAAGATAAGGAACTAACTGAAGTTAAGGAAGCTTTTGATGCGCTGGGTATAGAACTCGAGAGCTCCAGAAAGAAGTTGATAGAGTTGGAGGAGGGGCTAAAACGTTCAGCTGAAGAGGCTCAGAAATTTGAAGAGCTGCATAAGCAAAGCGCTTCTCATGCTGACTCTGAGACGCAGAAGGCTTCGGAATTTGCAGAGCTTCttgaatcaacaaaagaaagTGCCAAGGAAATGGAGGAAAAAATGGCATCCCTGCAACAAGAAATCAAGGAGCTGAATGATAAGATATCTGAAAACGAAAAGGTTGAAGCGGCCTTAAAGAGTAGTGCGGGAGAATTAGCTGCGGTGCAAGAGGAATTGGCACTTTCAAAATCTCGTTTGTTGGAGACGGAACAAAAGGTTTCTTCCACAGAAGCCCTCATTGATGAACTGACTAATGAACTTGAGCAGAAGAAAGCTTCCGAATCTCGGTTCAAGGAAGAGTTATCTGTTCTCCAGGATTTGGATGTTCAGATCAAAGATCTTCAGGCTAAACTTTCTGAACAGGAAGGTATTAATTTAAAGCTTGCGGAAGAACTCAAGGAGAAGGAACTGCTGGAATCATTATCGAAAGACCAAGAAGAGAAGCTGAGAACTGCAAATGAGAAGTTGGCTGAAgtgttgaaagaaaaagaagcgcTTGAAGCAAATGTAGCAGAGGTCACGAGTAATGTAGCAAAAGTAAACGAGGTCTGCAGTGAACTAGAAGAGAAACTGAAGACGTCAGATGAGAATTTCTCCAAAACAGATGCTCTTTTGTCTCAAGCTTTGTCAAACAACTCTGAACTTGAACAGAAACTGAAATCGCTGGAGGAGCTTCATAATGAAGCTGGATCTGTAGCAGCAGCTGCTACTCAGAAGAATCTTGAGTTAGAGGATGCTGTTCGGTCCTCTAgtcaagcagaagaagaagccaaatcaCAGATAAAAGAGCTGGAGGCACAGTTCACTGCAGCTGAACAAAAGAACGTGGAGCTTGAGCAGCAACTGAACTTATTGCAGCTGAAAAGCAGTGATACAGAACGGGAGTTAAAAGAATTCTCTGTGAAAGCATCTGAACTAAAAACTGCTATTGAAGCTGtcgaggaagagaagaaacaggtGACCAGTCAGATGCAGGAATACCAAGAAAAAGCATCTGGATTGGAATCATCTCTGAACCAACTATCAGCCAGAAATTCAGAGCTTGAAGAAGATTTGAAAATCGCTTTGCAGAAGGGCGCAGAGCATGAAGACCGTGCTAATACGACACACCAGCGCAGCATTGAACTAGAAGGTCTGTGTCAAACATCACAGTCAAAACATGAAGACGCAGAAGGAAGACTGAAAGATTTAGAGCTTCTACTCCAGACAGAAAAATACAGAATTCAGGAACTTGAGGAGCAGGTTAGCTCGCTGGAGAAGAAGTGTGGGGAAACTGAAGCAGATTCCAAAAGTTACGTGAGTCAGGTGGCTGAGCTTCAATCCACGCTAGAGGCATTTCAAGTGAAAAGTTCGAGCCTTGAAGCTGCGTTAAACATTGCAACTGAGACCGAGAAAGAACTGACAGAAAATCTTAATACTGTTATAGGTgagaaaaagaaattagaagATACAGTGAATGAGCTAAACGTGAAGATCAGTGAGTCTGATAATCTATTAGAAGGCCTCAGGAATGAAATGAATGTCACACAAGGAAAGTTGGAGAGTATTGAAAATGATCTGAAAACTTCTGGCTTACGGGAAAGCGAAGTAATGGAGAAACTGAAGTCTGCTGAAGAGAGTCTTGAGCAGAAAGGAAGAGAAATTGATGAAGCTATGACGAAAAACATGGAGCTTGAAGCTTTGCATCAGTCTTTAAGTAAAGACTCAGAGCATAGACTTCAAAAGGCAATGGAGGATTTCACTAGCAAAGATTCAGAGGCCAGTACTTTGACTGAGAAGTTGAAAGACTTGGAAGGcagaataaaatcatatgaagagCAGTTGGCTGAAGCATCTGGcagatcttcttctttaaaagAGGAACTTGAACAGACTTTGGGAAGACTCGCAGCTGCAGAATCCGTTAATGAGAAACTCAAACAAGATTTTGATCAGGCAGAAGAAAAGTCTTTGCAGTCATCATCAGAGAATGAACTACTAGCAGAGACAAACACCCAGCTAAAGATCAAAATTCAAGAACTTGAGGGGTTAATAGGTTCTGGTTCTGTTGAGAAGGAAACTGCATTGAAAAAGTTAGAAGAGGCAATCGAAAAGTTTAATCAGAAAGAAACAGAATCTAATGACTTGGttgaaaagttaaaaactcatgAAAACCAAATCGAGGAGCACAAAAAGCTGGCTCATGAAGCATCAGGAGTTGCGGAAACTAGAAAAGTTGAGCTTGAAGAGGCTCTATCAAAACTGAAGAATCTTGAATCTACTATTGAAGAGCTCGGGGCTAAATGCCAG GGGCTTGAGAAAGAAAGCGGAGATCTGGCCGAGGTAAATTTAAAGTTGAACCAGGAACTAGCCAATCATGGATCAGAGGCCAACGAGTTGAAGACAAAGCTCTCTGCCTTGGAGGCTGAGAAGGAGCAAACAGCCATTGAGCTTCAGGCTTCAAAAACGACCATAGAAGATCTAACAAAGCAGCTTACCTCTGAAGGGGAGAAATTAGAGTCACAG ATTTCTTCCCACGCTGAGGAAAACAGCAAAGTCAATGCAATGTTTCAGAGTACCAAGGATGAGCTCCAATCAGTTATTGCGAAGCTTGAAGAACAACTAACCGTAGAGAGCTCTAAAACTGATACTCTGGTGTCCGAGATTGAGAAGCTCAAGGCAGTGGCTACTGAAAAGTCCGTTCTGGAATCACATTTTGAAGAACTTGAAAAAACTTTGACAGAGGTCAAAGCTCAGTTGAAAGAAAAT GTTGAAAATGCAGCTACTGCGTCTGTAAAAGTGGCGGAACTTACCTCAAAACTGCAGGAACACGAGCATATCGCTGGTGAACGGGATGTGCTCAATGAGCAAGTGCTTCAGCTTCAGAAAGAGCTTCAAGTGGCTCAGAGTTCCATTAATGAACAG AAACAAGCACACTCCCAGAAGCATTCAGAGCTCGAGTCTGCATTGAAGCAATCACAAGACGAGATTGAAGCTAAGAAAAAGGCGGCTGCTGAATTTGAATCAAGGGTCAAAGATCTTGAACAGAAAGTGCAGCTCGCTGATGCTAAAGCTAAG GAAACGGAGGCAATGGATGTAGGTGTTAAATCTAGAGACATTGACTTATCCTTTTCTTCTCCAACAAAACgacagagcaagaagaagtcagatgcatctccttcttcttcttcttcttcgagaaaCGTTACTACTGCTACTCAAACAGCGTCGACGTCGCATCTCATGTCAATGAAGATCATGACTGGAGTGGCTCTAGTTTCTGTTATCATTGGTATACTCCTTGGGAAAAAGTACTAG